The DNA window GTGGTTGAACTACAGGAAACTGTTGAAAAGTTACGTAGAGAGAAAGAGGAGAAGGAAAACGAGATCACCGAATTGAAAAGCGAGTTGGCTAGAATAAAAAGTAAACGTTTCTTAAATGCAATCACCTCCCAGGAAGTTGAAGATAAAAAAGAAGAAATCAATAGCCTAAAAAGAGAACTAAAAGAAGAAAAAAAGAGAGTAAAATGGCTCAAACAAAAACTACAAGACGCAGAAGAGATAGACCAAGTCAGAAACAATAAAAACATAACAGTAATGAAAAAACTAACCTCATTCACAATGAAAAAAATCAAACAACTAGAACAAGGAATCGGAATAAACGAAGGCGACATAATCTACATCGAAGACCCAAGCGGAGGCGGCAGCACAAACGCAGAAAGACTCTCAAAAAAAGTACGAGCAATAGCCCACAAAGCCAAACTCTCACACCCAGCAAAACAAAAATTCAAAGAAAAAGAAACACCAATAATCACACTAAACCAAATCAAAGACCACGGAAACTACGTAACCGCCCCCAAACAAAAAGTAGAAAAAGAAATCCAAAAAGCCAAACAAAAACTAAAACAAGAAAAAAAAGAACAACTCAAATCACTCAAAGAAAAATACGGCCACGACAAAGACATAGAACTATAACAAAACAAAAAAAACAAAATGCAGAAAGACAGTTGTTTCAAGTTATGCAGGTGTAGAAAGTTTTTGAGATAGATAATGGTTTTTTTGGGTTGTTTACTACAAAATAAATTGTTTTTTTTGATAACTTTTTTTTGTGTTCATGGTTTTTTTGTTTTTTTTTGTCGTTATTTTCAAGTGTTTTGAAGTATGATTTTATTTTATGGACTAGTGATGTAACTTTAAGTTGTTGATGTGAATGGTTTTTTAGATATAGCTCGAGTGGGAGGTATGTTTGGAGTTGTTGTGGATTTAGGGCGTGGTGTTGTATTGGCGCTGTAGGGAATTAGAGTTTGATGGTGTCACTGGGTTGTTTTGTTTGGTGTTTGTATTGGATAGGATTGTTGTTTGTGGTTCTCTGGATTTTACTAGGGAGATTGGGAAGATTCGGCGTAGTTTGGAGAGAATGGGTTTTGAGGTTGTTATCCCTAAGACGTCTGAGATGATTTTGGATGGTGATGTTTCGTTTGAGCGTATTCTTCAAGAAAAAAGCTCTGGAGATATAGTTGATAGGGCTATAGAACTGGATCCATTGAGTTATTATTATGATGCTATAAGGAACTCTGATAAGGTCTTGGTTATCAATCTAACGAAAAATGGAGTTGAGGGATATATTGGTGGTAATGTTTTGATAGAGATGGGTTATGCTCATGCTTTAAATAAACCGATATACCTATGGAATGAAATCCCTGAGTTACCCTACAGAGATGAAATTCAGATTATGCAGCCTAAAGTTATAGACAAAGACCTATCAAAACTAGAATAGAGGAAAAAACATCTAGAAACCTAAAAACACAAAAACCTATATTTTTTTAAATATTTTGTTTGTAATCCTCGTAACGGCTGGAGCCGATGGGCTTTCGCCTTGCTACCGCTATTAAATTTTTGTTTTTAGGTTTAAATTTGAATCTGAGGTTTGGTGGGAAAAAGGTATATTTTTTTATTTAATTATGTTAGGTTTGTTTCTATATTTTATTGTTTTAAGTTTCTTGGTATCTTTTTTTTGTTTTTGTTGTTTTTTGGTTGTGGTTTAGCCTAAAATTTTATAGTTGTATTCTATCAATGGTATTGTTGATGATTGAAGTTGATAATGAGCTCTGTGGACATTGTAGTGCTTGTGTCGGTGTTTGTCCGGAGAACGCTCTCGACTTAGTTGGGTATAAGGTCGAGGTTGTTGGTGAGTGTATCGATTGTGGTAATTGTGTGGATACTTGTCCCCTTGGAGCTATTGAGGGGGGTGTGTGAGTTTGTTTGATGTAGTTGTTGTTGGTGGGGGTCCTGCTGGGGCTTCTGCAGCGCGTTTTGCTAGTGAGTTTGGGTTGGATACACTTTTGGTTGAGAAGCGTCAGGAGATTGGGACGCCTGTTAGGTGTGCTGAGGGTGTGGGTAAGAGTGTTGAGGAGTTTATTGATGTTGATGAGAAGTTTCTTTCTAAGGAGGTTGTTGGTGCTCGTATCCACTCGCCTGATGGGACTTATTTTGATATGAATGATGATGACGCTGGAGACGAGGTTGGTTATATACTTGAAAGGAAGATTTTTGATCGTGAGTTGGTTAAGCAGGCTGGTGAGAGTGGAGCTGAAATTAAACTAAGGACGAGAGCAACCGATTTATCTAGAGAGGATGGGCGTGTAAAGGTTAGTTTGCAGAGAAATGGAGGTGTAGAGACCGTTGAATCTAAGGTTGTTGTTGGTGCCGATGGTGTTGAGTCTCGTGTTGGCCGGCTAGCTGGAATACCAACGAACTTAAAGTTAGACGATATCCAGTCTTGTGCTCAATATTTGATGACTGGGTTGGACGATGTTGACTTGGATTACACGCATTTCTTTGTTGGAAATGATGTTGCTCCCGGTGGATACGCATGGATATTCCCGAAAGGAGACAACAAAGCAAATGTAGGGCTTGGAGTCTCCCCTGTAATGGCGGATAAGAAAGCAAGCCAACATCTAACCGATTTTGTAGATAACCATCCACAACTTAACGGAGGCAAGGTGATCGAAGAGGTATATGGCGGTGTACCGGTAACTGCACCACTACCAGAACTAACAGCAGACAACATAATGCTTATCGGTGATGCAGCACGACAAGTAAACCCTGTAACCGGTGGAGGAATCCTCAATGGAATGAGAGCAGGGAAAATAGCAGCAGAAACAGCAAAAAAAGCAATCGATGATGGAGACCTAACCAAAAAAGGACTACAGCCATACGAAGAAAAAAGACAGAAAATCGCTAAAGAAAACAAAAAATACTACAAAATCAAAGAAATCTTCCAAGAACTAGACGACGAACAATTCAACAGCCTAGTAAACTCACTAGAAGGAGTAAACGTAGACGAACTATCAGTAACAGGACTTGTCACAAAAATAGCAGTCAAAAACCCCTGGATAAAAGACAAAATCAAAGACATACTAGCACTATAAAATAAAATCAAAGACATACTAGCACTAACACCCAAAAACAAACCTCCTCCCTTCCTTAAATATTTCAAATAAAATATAGAACAAACTCAAAAAAAGCCTTGAAGAATTGGTTTTTTAGATGTTAAGTTGGTTTGTTTCGAGTTGTCTTGTGTTGTTTTGTTTGTGGGTTGTTGTGTGTTTTTGTTTGTTTTTTTAGGTTATTTTTGAATGGAATAGGTTGTATTTATGATTGTTGTTGGTGTTGATGAGGCTGGTAAGGGTCCGGTTTTAGGGCCGATGGTTGTTGCTGCAGTTGTGGTTAGGCATGGTGGTGGTTTTAAGGAGAGTCCTAGTGTTTTTAGAGGTTTGGGTTTAAGAGATTCTAAGAAGCTTGGTCGTGGTGTTCGTGAAAGGTTGGAGTGTGAGATTAAGGAGAAGGCTGTTGAGTATAATGTTGTTTCGGTTTCTGCTGATCAGATTGATGAGTTACGTAGGGTAATGACGATGAATGATGTTATGGTTAAGGCTTTTTCAAAGGTGTTAGAGCCACTTGATTTTGAGGTTGCTTTGTTAGATGCAGCTGATGTAAATGAAGATAGGTTTGCAAGGAATATTAAAAAGGAGTTAGGTAGTAGCCGTGAGTTCCATGCATTGCATGGTGCAGACGATGCCTACCCAATTGTATCTGCCGCATCGATCCTTGCAAAGGTGGAGAGAGATCGGGAGATTAAGAAACTTGAAGACAGAGTTAAAATGAAGGTGGGAACTGGATATCCCCATGACAAACGAACAATAAATTTTATCGAAAGATATCTCAAGAAAAACGGTGAGTTACCGCCTTCAACCAGAAAATCTTGGAAAACAGCTAAACGACTAATTAACAAACAAAAACAATCAAACTTAGGTGACTATAATGATTGATATTCCGATATTTGATAATCATATGCATTTGAGGCCTGATGGAGAGGGTGTTGATGCTGTAAAGGAGTTCAGTAAGGCAGGTGGTACACACCTAATACATGTATCACTACCCTCATGGAACTACGGAGTCGACCCAAGGCAAGAAGGATATAAACCGGCATTTGAAGAAACAATAAAACTAACCGAGAAAGCAAATAAAGAAACAGATGTCCAGGTATACAGTGTTTTAGGAGTTCATCCTGCAGAACTAACCAAATGGATGGGTATGGGCATGACACTAGAAGAAGCCAGCGAGATGATGAAACAAGGAATCACATTAGCTAGAAAATACGTCGAAGAAAACAAAGCAATCGCTATCGGAGAAGTAGGAAGACCCCACTACAAAGTAGAACCCAAAATAATGGAGAAATCAAACGAAATCATGAAACACGGTTTTAGAGAAGCCGCATCCATCAACTGCCCAATACAACTACACACAGAATCAATGAACCAACAAAAAACCAGAGAACTCACAAAAATGATAAAACAAACAAAACTACCCGAAAACAAAGTAGTGCAACACTTCGCAAACCCAGACATAAAACAAAACAAAATAACACCCTCAATCGTAGCATTCAAAGACAACCTCAAAAAAGCACTAAAAAACAAACAAAACTTCATGATGGAAACAGACTACATAGACGACCCCGAAAGACCAGGAGCAGTACTCGGACCAAAAACAATACCAAAAAGAACCAAATGGCTCCACAAACAAAACCACACAACAAAACAAAAACTAACCCAAATACACAAAACAACACCAGAAAAAACCTACAACATCCAGATAGAACACTAAAAAAAATTAACAATCTCCCTTTCCACATCCCTTAAGATTACGGAGGATTCGAGGCGTAAGCCTCGCCCTTCAGGGCGGGGATGAAGCCGACCAACGGCGTCAGAGACGTTCCTTCGGGAAAACAGCGATTGCGAAGTCAGGCCGATGGCACGGCCTGTGCGATTCGAGTGGGACGACCACGAATGGTCGGGGACACCACACCCTCACGAAAGTCCCAAAGAAGTGCGCACGAACCCGCAAGTTGCCTCCGTGGAATCAGCATAGCCGAACCCCCAACGG is part of the Methanonatronarchaeum thermophilum genome and encodes:
- a CDS encoding DUF460 domain-containing protein, with translation MWVDGCVNKLNIVVGLFVYLVLGWFVLVRRKYLFVGVDPGTTTGVGVVDFDGRVVEVCSGRDMSFDDVVGFLVGLGNVVVVATDVSPAPDFVEQLSTVLDAVLWVPSSSLKREVKRDLVRDFDCGDKHQVDALAAAFKAYRSMKGKLRRVESNVPDDVSERDAKKLVLKGNSLQEAVRSLRSEREQDVVDEDEVSQEVVNRIHGLENKVVELQETVEKLRREKEEKENEITELKSELARIKSKRFLNAITSQEVEDKKEEINSLKRELKEEKKRVKWLKQKLQDAEEIDQVRNNKNITVMKKLTSFTMKKIKQLEQGIGINEGDIIYIEDPSGGGSTNAERLSKKVRAIAHKAKLSHPAKQKFKEKETPIITLNQIKDHGNYVTAPKQKVEKEIQKAKQKLKQEKKEQLKSLKEKYGHDKDIEL
- the rnhB gene encoding ribonuclease HII; this translates as MIVVGVDEAGKGPVLGPMVVAAVVVRHGGGFKESPSVFRGLGLRDSKKLGRGVRERLECEIKEKAVEYNVVSVSADQIDELRRVMTMNDVMVKAFSKVLEPLDFEVALLDAADVNEDRFARNIKKELGSSREFHALHGADDAYPIVSAASILAKVERDREIKKLEDRVKMKVGTGYPHDKRTINFIERYLKKNGELPPSTRKSWKTAKRLINKQKQSNLGDYND
- a CDS encoding NAD(P)/FAD-dependent oxidoreductase encodes the protein MSLFDVVVVGGGPAGASAARFASEFGLDTLLVEKRQEIGTPVRCAEGVGKSVEEFIDVDEKFLSKEVVGARIHSPDGTYFDMNDDDAGDEVGYILERKIFDRELVKQAGESGAEIKLRTRATDLSREDGRVKVSLQRNGGVETVESKVVVGADGVESRVGRLAGIPTNLKLDDIQSCAQYLMTGLDDVDLDYTHFFVGNDVAPGGYAWIFPKGDNKANVGLGVSPVMADKKASQHLTDFVDNHPQLNGGKVIEEVYGGVPVTAPLPELTADNIMLIGDAARQVNPVTGGGILNGMRAGKIAAETAKKAIDDGDLTKKGLQPYEEKRQKIAKENKKYYKIKEIFQELDDEQFNSLVNSLEGVNVDELSVTGLVTKIAVKNPWIKDKIKDILAL
- a CDS encoding 4Fe-4S binding protein produces the protein MIEVDNELCGHCSACVGVCPENALDLVGYKVEVVGECIDCGNCVDTCPLGAIEGGV
- a CDS encoding TatD family hydrolase; amino-acid sequence: MIDIPIFDNHMHLRPDGEGVDAVKEFSKAGGTHLIHVSLPSWNYGVDPRQEGYKPAFEETIKLTEKANKETDVQVYSVLGVHPAELTKWMGMGMTLEEASEMMKQGITLARKYVEENKAIAIGEVGRPHYKVEPKIMEKSNEIMKHGFREAASINCPIQLHTESMNQQKTRELTKMIKQTKLPENKVVQHFANPDIKQNKITPSIVAFKDNLKKALKNKQNFMMETDYIDDPERPGAVLGPKTIPKRTKWLHKQNHTTKQKLTQIHKTTPEKTYNIQIEH